A window of Odocoileus virginianus isolate 20LAN1187 ecotype Illinois chromosome 3, Ovbor_1.2, whole genome shotgun sequence genomic DNA:
CAGTCAAGTAAAGAAAAACCAATTAGtgttttttcaaaaacttttttattggagtagagttgatttacgttgtgttagtttcaggtgtacactgCAGTGAATTAATtgtacacatatccattctttttcagaatgttttctATATAATTCCCTACAGTGTATTGAGTAGAATTCATTTTGCTATGCAGTAGGTTATCTATTTGGGTATAGTTGTGTTTATATGTCAGTTCCaaccttccaatttatcccttaCTACCCCTTACTCACTGATaagcataaatttgttttctacatctgtaacactatttctgctttgtagataagttcatttgtacccttttatagatcccacatataagtgatatcatatgatatttgtttttctctgacataCCTCAtgcagtatgacaatctctaggtccattcaggttgctacaaatggcactattttgttactttttatggctgagtggcaGTCAACCAGGAATAATGCAGTTAATCATTTTAATGAAAAGCTTTAAAACAGAGAGTTAGTTAAATAGTGATTGAAGGGCtgaaaggtaaaaaaagaaagaaaaagaagtaacatAGCCATCATAAGTGAAGGAAGAAGCTACTCCACCAAGGGTTTGAGGGGTTTAAAGGGATCACCTGAACATTTAGGGCAAAGAGATGTTTACAGATCATGTTGAAAGTATGTAAGATCAACCCAAGATGCAACATAGAACAGTGATTCTGAGCATCCCACCCCAGAGCAAGGTCCATGCATATATGTAGATACACTATGTGAAGATTATTGGAAATAATGGGGGAAATGCATTGCTTGTTACTACAGCAGAATCTTCATATCTTCCACCCTTTGACCTCTGATCTCTTCTGGATCTTAAGCATTTGCCCATGAGCAGTTAGGACCCAAAGTATAAAGGTCACTTTTGAGGAAAATTCTAACTTATATCAGTAGTTTCAATCTTGGCCACACACTAGAACCACCTGAGTGCTTTAAAAAATCCTCATATTTAGGCCATAACCAAGTACAGTTAGAGTGTCTGGTGGTGCAACACAAGGTCAGTATCTTTAATCTTCCTAGATATTTTCAATAAAAGCCTAGGTTGAGAAGCAGTGACATACCTCCTCACCCATAACTGCATGTGCAGATTTAAAACATAGATACAGAATTTACTATGGAAATGATATAACAGCTGTGCAAAACTcataaattttcaatattttgaaagggAAGTATTCATTCTTCGAGGATGTTTGTGCCACCAAAGATAAATTATAGAATCTCCATAGATATAAAGAAATTCAGGTAAGAAGTGATTATGACACACAAAGGATCCTCGATCTCCCACCGTCATGTTAAAccagaaacagaaacaatattcaggtggaaagcaaagaaagaCATGAAGGTCATAAGAGTTGCAAAACTGATGACATGAgtcccaaagcaatctatagattcaatgcaatccctatcaaactaccaacggtatttttcacagaactagaacaaataatttcacaatttgtatggaaatacaagaaacctcgaatagccaaagtaaccttgagaaagaagaatggaactggaggaatcaatctgcctgacttcagactatactacaaagccacagtcatcaagacagtatggtactggcacaaagacagaaatatagatcaatggaacagaatagaaagcccagagataaatccacgaacctatggtcaccttatcttcgacaaaggaggcaaggatatacaatggaaaaaagacaacctctttaacaagtggtgctgggaaaactggtcaaccacctgtaaaagaatgaaactagaacactttctaacaccatacacaaaaataaactcaaaatggattaaagatctaaatgtaagaccagaaactataaaactcctagaggagaacataggcaaaacactctccgacataaatcacagcaggaccctctatgacccacatcccagaattttagagaATGGTAGAATTTTAAATctccaggttttgttttgctACATTTTCTAGCCTACACTCAAATGGGTGGCCAGGTCCTAAGATGAGATTGTTCTGCTGAGGAACCTCCACATGGCCTTTTTGATGTCTTTGTTCCTAAGACTATAGATGAAGGGGTTTAGCATGGGAGTGACCACAGTGTACACCACTGAGGCTGCTACATCCTTCCTTGGAGAAAGGGAGATGGCTGAGCTGAGATACACACCCAGGGCTGTTCCATAAAACAAGCAAACCACTGTCAGGTGAGAGCCACAGGTGGCAAAGGCCTTATACATCCCACTTGATGAGGGGACTTTCAGAATGGAGACAAGAATTTTATAGTAAGAGAAAAAGATTCCTGAGGTAGGGAGAAAACCAGAGATGGCAACGATAATATAGCTGACTATATTATTCATGAAAGTATCAGAACAGCCAAGGTTGAGCAGCTGAGAAGGGTCACAGAAGAAACTAGAAATTTCTACATCCTTGAAGCAGGTAAGTTGTAACACAGTCACATTATGCATCTGGGAGTCCAAAAGGCtaacaaaaaaagacaacaaaatgaaGATGCAACAGGTGCGTGGGTTCATGATGATGGTATAGTGCAGTGGGTGACAGATGGCCACAAACCTGTCATAAGCCATCACAGACAGAAGCATACTATCCATACACCCAAAAAGGATAATGAGAGACATCTGTGTCAGGCAGCCTTCATAGGAGATGACTCTGCTGTGAGTTTGGATGTCCACAATCATCTTGGGAACAGTGGTGGAGATGAAACTGATGTCAGCCAAAGACAGGTTggtgaggaagaagtacatgggggtgtggaggtgggggtcagAGGTGACGGCCAGAATGATGAGTAGATTCCCCAGCATGGTGACCAGGTACATGGACAGAAACAGGACACAGAGCAAAGGCTGCAGTTCTGGATCATCTGAGAGGCCCAGGAGAAAGAATTCTGAGACACTTGTTAGATTTCCAGTTCTATGTAGCTTGGAcactctggagaaagaaaagagggctggaaacaaaggaaataagtaAATGGGCATTGAGCACTATGCCCATATTTTGGATTCAAGCAATTCATTTTAAGGTTATACACCCCAGTGTCTTCAGCAATATTTCTCAATTTGACAAATTCTACCTGCTTAGAAATGTTTTTTCCTTGGTTTCTATGTTATTCATCTCTGCCTATACACTCTTACTTTGTAAAACTTcatagaaaagtgaaagggaacaAGAACATTGGAGTTAATACATCCATGATCTCAGCTAAATATAGCCAACTTCTTTAGACATAATGTAAAAAGAGAAGTTCCCTTCCTctctaataatatataaaatttgatttaaagaaataaagacatacaTAGTTATACAAATCTTAATTCAGTCAAAAGCAATTCTagatattttcctcattttcaatATTGACAAATCTATGAAATGCAGAATTAGGTCCTCTTGattcttaattaaaaatgaatgttgACAGTGAGAACACATTTTATATGATATTCAGAGTTTTatcattctttgttttctgccttccCTTCTTCATGAAATTAGTCATTACTCAAACATCAGAGtagtcttttaaaagtttttagtatattcttcATATCTTTGACTTCAGTGGAATTCAAATTTTGATCAGTATGGTTTAATAAATGCAGGATCATAATGCATTGATGACTACAAAGGTGGTACTACTGTACAGAACAGTGTTAATGATTAAATggtaataaaatttaagaaattctcTTGAAATTTTGATTCAtgatgatgtatggcaaaaaccatcccAACACtgtaatcatcctccaattaaaacaaattaattttttaaataggcaTAATATTCTCCAGATCATTCCAACATggcacaaatggcaggatttccttgtttttaaggctgagtaatatcccattatttatataaacacacaatATTTTTTACCTATTCAACAGTCAATAAACACAGtttcactatttaaaataatatgacaATGACAAGGGAATGCAAATATCTCTTAGAAGTTCTGAGTTCAGTTCTTTTGCCCCTACCCTGAACTGGGTTGCTAGatcctatggtagttctattcaATTAGTtgcagcttttaattttttttttttaaactcctagagtagaacataggcaaaacactctccgacataaatcacagcaggatcctctatgacccacatcccagaattttagaaacaaaagcaaaaataaacaaatgggacctaatgaaacttaaaagcttttgcacaaccaaggaaactataagcaaggtgaaaagacagccctcagattgggagaaaataatagcaaatgaagcaacagacaaaggattaatctcaaaaatatacaagcaactcctgcagctcaattccagaaaaataaatgacccaatcaaaaaatgggccaaagaactcaacagacatttctccaaggaagacatatggatggcaaaaaaacacatgaaaagatgctcaacatcactcattatcagagaagtgcaaatcaaaaccacaatgaggtaccattacacgccagtcaggatggctgctatccaaaagtctacaagcaataaatgctggagagggtgtggagaaaagggaaccctcttacactgttggtgggaatgcaaattagtacagccactatggaaaacagtgtggagattccttaaaaagctggaaatagaactgccatatgacccagcaatcccacttctgggcatacacaccaaggaaaccagatctgaaagagacacgtgcaccccaatgttcatcgcagcactgtttataatagccaggacatggaagcaacctagatgcccatcagcagacgaatggatgaggaagctgtggtacacatacaccatggaatattactcagccattaaaaagaattcatttgaatcagttctaatgagatggatgaaactggagcccattatacagagcgaagtaagccagaaagataaagaccattacagtatactaacacatatatatggaatttagaaagatggtaatgataaccctatatgcaaaacagaaaaagagactcagatgtatagaacagacttgtggactctgtgggagaaggcgagggtgggatgtttcaagagaacagcatcaaaacatgtatatctagggtgaaacagatcaccagcccaggctggatgcatgagacaagtgctcgggcctggtgcactgggaagacccagagggatggggtggagagggaggtgggaggggggaccgggatagggaatacatgtaaatccatgcctaattcatttcaatgtatgacaaaaaccactgcaatgttgtaaagtaattagcctccaactaataaaaataaatggaaaaaaaaaagcttttaatttttttaaggaaactccattctgttttctgtaatggctgtaccaatattcattcccaccaacaaacTCCAAGTGATCCCATAACAGTGAACAGAGATCAGGGAGTCTCTGCCAGGACTGATAGGGAAGTGACATGATGGTTTGGGGTGGTAGAGGCATTGCCCACATACCTTGCATCTGGAATCAGTCTGTCTAAAATGACTGACTTCAAACATGATTTTATCATTCTTTAATTCATGATctggttgctgttgtttagtcccagagttgtgtctgactctttacgataccaaggactgtagcccgccaggctcctctgtccatgggatttcccaggcaagaacactggggtgggttgccatttccttctgcaggggatcttgaTGACACAGGGAtaaaacttgagtctcctgcgttggcaggcagatcctttaccacttgagccaccagggaagcctcaagaaCTGGCACATGTTACATAAAATGCTTCATTTCTTTCCTCgcattaaaataatagtaatgttATGTACATACAATTGGGGATAAATTATGCACATGTAATCAagcagaaaatacaaaatttatactTCAGAGCCCGACACTTAGGAGACCTTCAATAACACAGGATGGTATGGTTCATGTCATTCTCATCATGTGTGTTCTCATCCTCATCATGATCCCATAATGAACTGAACTGCTGGAAggaagggggacagaggatgagatgtttgtatgacatcatcgactcagccgacatgagtttgagcaaactccgggagatggtgaaggacagggaaatgagagagtcatttcctaggcaggttgataagaagtctaggggtccccaaggaaagaggggtctggaattctcaaggaggaagaaaggacaaacttttttgttcctctacattccttaggattatataacaataatctatcctgcttgaggacagtctctggaaaaaaccttctggctaatcctatTATCTCAatatgtaaattatgggagtaggtctagtgaggtctttacaacctccagacattcttttgattcactgcaATAACTAATTGGAGAGtgtataactccattgctaacactagcaagcgggtactctttctgcccgcttctgatgcctatgtcagaagccttctctatctcctttatactttaataaaactttattacacaaaaactctgagtgatcaagccgcatctctggccccagattgattcttctcctccagaggccaagaatccaggCGTCTTTTTGTgggtcagcaacaacctttcagaagcctggtgtgttgcagtccgtggggttggaaagagttggacatgactgagcgactgaaccgcaACTGAACAAGGGGAAAGTTTACAGAGGCGCATTTGCTCCTCTAGTGGGAGGGATGCCAGCCAGAGCCAAGCCAGTGAGGGTGAAATCAGAACTCTGAATGAGAGTTTTCACATCTCAACCAAAACTAAGAATATGAACTTCAAAACATTCTATTCCAAACCCATGTAGATTGCTCCCATCACCCCTTCACCATCCCTGTCTCCCTCAGCACTTACTAGGTTGGCTGTATCTCTGCTGGAGCATGACCAAGAAGCACAGACTCACTGCCTCTCTCCTACCTGGTGTGTGATGAAGTCTCAGAGTCCCTCCTCAGGATGGGCAGGAAGACAGACTCAGGCTGGACATTCTGATACAAGTTCCTACAAAGGATGGAGACATAGGTGTGGATTCACAATATTAGAAAAGGCAAAGTAATGATCTTGGAGGCACTAGCCAATTATTTTCAATGACCTTAGAGCTCAATGCCCAAAGCTCATCATTAGCCACTTGGTCCATGTTGTCCTCATCTCTGGGGACTTGTTAATACtaaaagaacaggaaaaggagaagagtgaaTGTCCTGGGAAGAGTCTGGGTCCCTTTTCATCTCAGGAGGAAATTCCACATACTCTTGCTTCTTactgtggggctgctggggctggcaggcggcccggacctgggtttcggtttcccctgaaatggtgggattcctcgctcccatcaggtaacctggagccagccaatcaattcgcacctagcaagaaaaagggaacctatcaggggaaagctgaaaagcccgcgaacgctcaagtttgaaaaaagcccgcaaaggtttgggccaataagattactttccaaacatgtaaccaatcggcttaagccagctaccaactgcttatgcacaccttataaattgggtaacagcttgagctcagcgctctctgaccccgtaccactgcgttggacgcacggcgggagccctgactcgagtcagcaataaacttccttttttggcgagttgcattgtcttggaagccttctctcttcccactcggggattcggacatcgggcataacacttACTACCAAGTTGCAGGGTCTTAACATAACATCAGAACTTTTTTCCTCAATTTACCACTCAATGTGTGATTTTGATATGTTGAAATCCATTGTATCAATCATGAAATCTTTGCAGCATGAGGTCTAGACCAACGATGTGATAAACTATCCATTTTCAGAGTTTTCCATTTTCCgtaggactggaaagggtcagttttcattccaactgcaaagaagggcaatgccaaagattgtccAAACCACtacacagttgtgctcatttcacacactagtaaggtaatgctcaaaatccttcaagcaaagTTTTAACAGTACTTGGTTCAacagtgaaccaagaacttccagatggacaagctggatttagaaaaggcagaggaaccagagatcaagtagtcatagaaaaagcaagggaattccagaaaactgtctacttcttcttcattgagtATGCTAGTCATTGACTGTgtgatcataacaaactgtggaaaaattcttagagagatgggaataccagactaccttaccttcctcctgagaattctgtgtgcaggtcaagaagtaacagacccaacatggaacaaaggactggctccaaattgggaaaggaatacgtcaaagctatatattatcaccctgcttttttaacttatatgcaacttatatgaaatgccaggctggatatcaagattgcagggaggagtatcaataacctcagatatgcagatgacacttcCCTATGgccaaaagcaaagaggaacttaagagcctctcgAGGaatgtgaaaggggagagtgaaaaagctggcttaaactcaacattcaaaaaacaaagatcatggcttctggttccatcactttgtggcaaatagactggggaaacaatggaaacagtgacagaccttatcttcttaggctccaaaatcactgcacatggtggttgcagccatgaaattaaaagatgcttcctctttGAAAGaagagctgtgacaaacctagacagcatattgaaaagtagagacataactttgctgacaaaggtccatctagtcaaagctacggtttttccagcaatcatgtatggatgtgaaagttggactataaagaaagctgagcactgaagaattgatgttttggaactgtggaattggagaagactcttgagagtcccttggacagcaaagatatcaaaccagCCAAtacgaaaggaaatcagtcctgaatattcattggaaggactaatgctgaagctgaagctccaatattttggccacctgatgtgaaaaactgactcactgaaaaagatcctgaggctgggaaagattgaaggcaggaggagaagggggtgacagaggatgagatggttggatggcatcactgactcgatcaaagtaagtttgagcaaactctgggagttggtgatggacagggaagcctggcatgctgtagtccaaggcatcacaaagagtcagacacaactgagcaactgaactaaactaaactgaaactGGGAGTTGGTTTAAAAGATATTGAAAGGCTAACAGGCAAAAAATAACATAGCAGTAACAGTAACATTAGCAATAGCAGTAACATAGCACTCATGAGCGAAGAAAGATGTTACTCCACCAAGGGCTTGAGGAGTATAAAATGAACAGCTGAGCATTTAGGGCAAAGAGAATTTACTGACCACTACTGAATGTATGTAAGATAAAAAATAGAGCAATCATTTCAAGAGCCACACCCCCAAAGCAGCATATACCAGGTATACTGTATGCAACACATACAATGTATACTGACCACTATTGAATGTATGTAAGTTAGAAAATGGAACAAACATCTCAAGAGCCACACCCCAAAGCAATGTACATAAGTGTGAGTTTGGAGTAGAGACAATAGCTTTATAAACAGCACATAGGCTATAGAGACCAAACTATATGGTGTAGAGAGGCAATATGTGAAGAATCATTATCAGCAATAATGGGGAAAACACACTGCCTGTTGGGCttctcagtagtaaagaaactgccttccaaatcaagagatatgggttccatccttgggtcaggaagactccttggagaaggaaaaggcaactccagtatttttgcctggaaaatatcatggacagaggagcctgggagactacagcccatggggtcgctaaagagtcagacacaacttactgaccaAGTATGCATGCAGGCACATTGTCTGTTACTACAGCAGGCTCTTCATATTTTCCCCCATGAGCACAGATCTCTTTAGGATCTGGGACATTTGTCCATGAGCAGTTAGAACACATGACATAAAGGTCACATTTGACTGAAAGATCTGACTTAGATCAGAAGTTCCAACCTTGGCTACATGCTAGAACCAGCCTCAGTGTGTTTAAAAATCCTCATGCTGACAAAtgctgggcctggtgcactgggaagacccagagggatcgggtggagagagaggtgggaggggggaccgggatgaggaatgcatgtaaatccatggctaattcatttcaatgtatgacaaaaactactgtaatgatgtaaagtaattagcctccaactaataaaaataaatggaaaaaaaaaaatcctcatgctgggacttccctggtggtccagtggattagattccacctttcaatgcaggaggcatgagtccctggtctgggacttaagaccccacatgctgcatggtatgaccaaaaataaaagcaagcaattttttaaaatcttcagttCAGGACACCATAAGTCTAACATTGTGAAGGAATTATCCtcctttaaaataagtaaataaaataaaataagtagataaatttaaaaataaataaataagaataaaataatatacatgttgcaatgctattctctcaggtcatcccaccctcaccttctcccacagagtccaaaagtctgttctatacatctgtgtctctttttctgtccttcatatagggttatcgttaccatctttttaaattccatatatatgtgttagtatactgtattgctatttatctttctgacttacttcactctgtataatgggctccagtttcatccacctcattagaactgattcaaatgtattctttttaatggctgaataatattccattgtgtatatgtaccatagtttgGCAGTGAGACTCAgttgtcagtttattttttagttcattttattgtagtatagttgactCATGATGTtgcaaaacagtatttttaagcCTCCCAGATGATTTTGAGAAAAGCCATGGCTTAGAAGCAGTGACGTGTATCCTCACACACagactgcatgcatgcatgcgtgctcagtcacttcagtcatgtctgactctctgcgaccccatgaaccatggcccgccaggctcccctgtccatgggattttacagacaagagtactggagtgggttgccattgccttctccacatagaCTGCATACACAGATTTAAAACATAGTAATCAGCTGGAAAATAAACAACAGCTTCCCAAAAACTATACTAACTAAATGTGTAAAAATGGAGCTGTTCATCTTTCTAATATGTAGGTCACCACAATAAATGAGACTCCTCCTTAGATACAATAAGATTCAGTTAGGTGGTATTTTTGGCATCTACAGAATCCCAGAAGACCCTCCCAGCCccataaaaaacataaataaagaagCAAGATTCAGGTATAAaacaaggagaggtaagaaggcCCTAAGGGCTACAAATGATGTCATGAGAGAGGTAGAATTTTCAGATCCAGGTGTTAATTTTGCTACATTTTCCAACCCACACTCCAAATGGAGGTTAGATTGTTTTGTTGAGGAATCTGCACAAGGCCCTTTTGATGTCTCggttcctcaggctgtagatgaaggggttcagcatgggggtgACCACAGTGTACATAACTGAGGCCAGTGCATCCTTCCTGGGAGATTGTGAGATGGCTGAGCTTAGGTACACACCAAGGCCTGTCCCATAATATAAGCAAACAACTATCAGGTGAGAGCCACAGGTGGAGAATGCTTTATGCCTCCCACCTGATGACGGGACTCTAAGAATGGAGGAAAGAATTTTGTAATAAGAGAAAAAGATCCCTGAGAAAAGgacaaaagcaaaaatggcaCCAGTCAAATACAGGATTATGTTATTGGTGAAAGTGTCAAAACAGGCAAGTTTAAGGAGCAGAGAAGGGTCACAGAAGTAATTAGAAATTTCTACATCTTTGAAGCAGGTAAGTTGTAGCACAATCAAATTGTGTACCTGGGAGTCCATAAGGCTACCAAAAAAAGACACcaaaactaaacagaaacagaggTGTGGGTTCATGATGACCAGGTAGTGCAGTGGGTGACAGATGGCCACAAACCTGTCGTAGGACATCATAGACAGAAGCATACCATCCATACATCCGAAAAGGATAAAAGAAGACATCTGCATCAGGCAGCCCCCATAGGAAATGACTCTGCTGTGAGTTAGGATGTTCACAATCATCTTGGGGACTGTGGTGGGGACGAAACCAATGTCAGCCAAggacaggttggagaggaagaagtacatgggggtgtggaggtgggggtcagAGATGAtggccaggatgatgagcaggtttccCAGCACGGTGACCAGGTATGTGGACAGAAACAGGACACAGAGCAAAGGCTGCAGTTCTGGATCATCTGAGAGGCCCAGGAGGAAGAATTCTGAGACACTTGTTAGATTCTGTGTTAGATTTTGTGGTTGTATGTACCTTGGACacctttgaaaaagaaacaacatttggaagaaagaaaacaagtaaatGACATGCAGTACTGTGCCCATATTTTGGATTCAAGCAATTCATTTCTAAGATCATATACCCCAGTTCCTTCAGCAATATTTCTCAGTGTGACAAATACTATCTGCTTAGAATTCTTTATTCATTGGTTTCTGTGTTATTCACACCTGTCTATGCACTCTTACTTTATAAAACTtcactgaaaagtgaaaggaatAAGAACGTTAGAGGTAATATATCCATGATCTCGGTTAAATACAGCCTACTTCTTTAGAGATGATGTAGAATAAGAGATGCCCTTCCCCgtctaagaaaatatataataattcaaatataaaaaatttaagtaatttatataaatcttattttttcaaatacaatTCTAGATATTTCTCTCACTTTTCTATTTACAAATCTCTATGAAATTCAA
This region includes:
- the LOC139034437 gene encoding olfactory receptor 7E24-like, which translates into the protein MGTVLHVIYLFSFFQMLFLFQRCPRYIQPQNLTQNLTSVSEFFLLGLSDDPELQPLLCVLFLSTYLVTVLGNLLIILAIISDPHLHTPMYFFLSNLSLADIGFVPTTVPKMIVNILTHSRVISYGGCLMQMSSFILFGCMDGMLLSMMSYDRFVAICHPLHYLVIMNPHLCFCLVLVSFFGSLMDSQVHNLIVLQLTCFKDVEISNYFCDPSLLLKLACFDTFTNNIILYLTGAIFAFVLFSGIFFSYYKILSSILRVPSSGGRHKAFSTCGSHLIVVCLYYGTGLGVYLSSAISQSPRKDALASVMYTVVTPMLNPFIYSLRNRDIKRALCRFLNKTI